The window ATTGGCTGCACATATTTGGCGTGCTATCATATAGAGCTCTGGGCAAAACATTTCAGCAATCACTATGCTACCGTGTGTTCACCGAACTATACCACTGGTTTAACTAGGCATGTACTCCTAACATACTGTCCCTTTTCTTGGTTTGTCAACTCCAAGGTTAGTTTCTGAGCTTGACAAGAAAATTGATGTGTAATTGTTCCATCGTCGTCACATTTTTTCCCGTGTTTGTAATGTGAATTACATTATTACTCAGTAGTAGCTTAATGAGTCGTATTTCGAATAGAATGGTAGTTGATCAGTTGCGAGCAAATCATTTTGCTGGTTGAAACTGGCATCGTATGGTTTCTGTAAGTTTGTGTTGTTTCACTGTTAAAAGGAGACTTTTGATGAAATTAGAAAGGCTTATTATTTAAAAAAGAGACTAACAGATGGAACATAAAATAAATGGAGAACTGAATGTATAACTGAACATTTTGGCCCAAAAAAGGCAGCAGGTTTGTCCTGGTTTGATCAATTATACTGGAAATATGGTCTGATTATTTGACTGTCTCAGATTTCCTGGACACTGAAGAATTGAGAAAAGCCGCATCCAAGTGCGTGTTTCTGGATGATTTGGCTTCCGGGATTGTCTCAATATGTCTTGCTTTCTACATCCTGTGTAGTCACTTAATTCTTTTTCTTTTCAGATAAAGGCATTGCAAGTTTGGGGGTTGTCTGTGCATCGCAAATTACTCCCATAGAAGTAGCTCTAACATATTGAGCACAAATTACAAATATCATATTTACAGGGACAATGCATATTCCTATTTTAACTCTGTACATGATATATATCACTCACTTCTCTTGTATGCCTGCTACGCAGTTCTGCTGTTTACTCTTCCGACCAGGTGATATCCTCCATGCCGATGTTCTGGTCGAGCCCCAGGGCATTCCACACCGCTGGTGAGGCATCAACGATGTTATTATTGCATGGAGGCTCGTAGTTGTGGTCGGCGTCACAGCCATACACGGAGTCGCACTCGTCCACCACCTTGGCGTACACGGACTTGCCGTTAGCGGTGATCTTGATGCGGTGACCGCAGCGTGCCATGTTCTTGAACCAGCCGGTGGAGAGCGCAACGACCAGTTCCTTGTCGCTGTGGTAGGAGTTGTCGCACTCTGACGGGCCACCGCCATCCTTGCCCTTCTCGAAGCTGTTGAGCGTCAGGACGGCCTTGGTGGTC is drawn from Aegilops tauschii subsp. strangulata cultivar AL8/78 chromosome 1, Aet v6.0, whole genome shotgun sequence and contains these coding sequences:
- the LOC109746692 gene encoding putative ripening-related protein 5; protein product: MANFRALATAAVFLLVALSTSHIASSLRPGLGVCRASGYLPGKSGNCEKSNDPDCCEDGKRYPQYHCSPPVTATTKAVLTLNSFEKGKDGGGPSECDNSYHSDKELVVALSTGWFKNMARCGHRIKITANGKSVYAKVVDECDSVYGCDADHNYEPPCNNNIVDASPAVWNALGLDQNIGMEDITWSEE